The region AGTTGACAAAGAACATACTTATATCTTCATGACTGATTTAGAGAAGTTGAAGATTGCTTTGACCAAAGCGCAGCGAGAAAGGGACGCTTGGAAGAACAAGTAtcaaatcatcaacaatgagGATGAAGAACTTCAAAGGCAGTTAAAGATGAAGAATGAAGAAGAGCTCTCCAACAAGAAGAGGAaggtgcaagaggatttattttcctttggcGTTCAGCCAGATACTCCTTGGAAGTTGATCGTGGACAAGCTCGTGCTCGAGAAGGCTGAGATGGAAGAACAAATTAAGAAGCTCAACTTGAGGCTACTAGGGGAATCTCCTTAGGACTTTACTTAGCTTTTATTTAGCTTTGTACTCAAACTTTGTAACTCCCTTTGATTAATTAAATTAGTTTCTTTTGGTCATTGTTATTTGCCTTTTGATGTTTGCAATTatctcttaagttccttgaaacttttaaaaatttgcattttcattgcattcatgcacatgtcatcacacttgcattttttatcaaaacaaaaactcatttTCGTCATTTCTTCTCCAATAGTTTCCACACTGAGACCCTCACACCAGTACAACACCAGAGCTCAAGACCTACGTAGAATGGCCGAGCAAGAGCAAGATATGGAAAGAGTAAATGAAGAGCTTACAGATCTACGTGGGAATATAGGTCAAATCATGGAAATGTTGCAAGTAATACGTGCAAAGATGGATACTCAACCCACAATTGTTTCTGAGATCGTCAATCCGGTGATTACTCCTCAGCCAGCAGTTACTACTCCAACAACTTGGCCTCCATTTGGTCTTCCTTATGGTTTTGTGCCTCCTCTTCAAGGACAGTCCACTCAACACACATTTCCACTAACTACTGAAGTTAATCAAGTGATTCCCACTTTTGCACCCACTGCCATGCACACTTGAGTTCAACCATACTTCGATGATCATCAACAAGTGTATGATATACCGATATGTCTGAAGAAAGTGATGAAAGACATGAAAAGCTGAGAGAAAATGTTGAAACCATTGAGAAAAAGTTGAGAGCAATGGAAGGTGATCAGATCTTTGGTGCTGCTGCCAGAGAAATGTGCCTTGTATCTGGATTGGTGATCCCCGCAAAATTCATGACACCTAACCTTGATCAATATGAAGGAGCTACTTGTACCAAAAgtcatctcatcatgtattaTAGAAAGATGGCAGCTCACGTGGACAATGAAAAACTCATGATCCACTGTTTCCAAGATAGTTTGAAAGGTGCCTCTTCCAAATGGTACTTGACCCTTGATCAGACTCACATCCGTTGTTTCCAAGATTTGTCTGATGCTTTCAtcaaacaatacaagtacaacatggatcTAGCTCGTGATAGAAGGCAATTGTTGAGCATTCCTAAAAGGATTCTGAATcctttaaagaatatgcacaaagatGGAGAGAGACTGCATCTCAAGTGGAACCTCCATTAACTGAAAAAGAGTTGGCAGATTGGCTCGTCGACATAGTGCGACCAGAATTTTTTGAAAGGGTGGTGGGAAGCGTGACTGCAAGTTTTTCTGACTTGGTGGTCGTGGGTATCAAAGTGGAACTTGGCTTAAAAAATGGCAAGATGATTATTTCAGCTAGTAATTccaacaataacaacaataccaagAAATTCTCTAGTAGTTTCCATAAGAAAAAGGAAGGAGAAACAAATGAAGTGATGGGTAGTAGAAGAAAGAATCAGTCTTGGAAAAAGCAACAATCTTTTTCTCAACAACAAtatgttcaacaaccacaatttGCTCAACAACCATATGTAGCAGCTATTACACCAACTTTAAATCAACAAGTCCCAGTGTATCAGTCGACTCAAGCAGTTCCAATCTTTCAAACAACACCTAATGTTCCAACTTATCAACAAGCACCCAACGCTCCAGCTtatcaacaaaggactccaactCAGCGCCAAAATGCTCCATTTCAAAATAGGAGACAAGATGGAATACCTCTGATTCCTCAGATTCCTATGTCTTACACTGAATTATATCTGTCATTGTTAAAGAAAGGTTTAGTTGTTCCAAGACCTTTGGGACCTCCACCAGATCCTCTCCCATCATATTACAATCCTAATGCACATTGTCTGCTCCATGAAGGCGCCCCAGGGCATGATTTGGAAGGCTGCTATGCCTTGAAACATATTGTAAGGGAATTGATTGAGAAAAAGATTCTTTCATTTGGGGATACCAGTCTGAATGTCAAAAataatcctttgcccgctcatgggtCTGTAAATGCTATTGATGATGAGCCCGATGAAGGTCTAATTCTTGATGCAACCAAAATCAAGACTCCGCTCAGAGATTTTCATGCAAAGTTAATGGAGGCAGGTTTACTGAAGAATTACCGTAAGAGTTGTGAAGAATGTACTATTGGTCCTAAAGGATGTGAAATGGTCCGCAAGGATATTCAAGAATTGATTAACCAAGGTGTGTTGCAAGTAAGCAGTTCTATGAAAAAGAATGAGGTAGCAGTGATTGAACCCATATTCAATCTACCTAAGTTAAGTACTACAACACCAATCTTCAACATTCCAGAGCCAGTATTCAACATTCCAGATTCTACTATTGTTTAGCCAATTTTCAACATTCCAGAATCAGTTGAACCAATCTTTAATATGCCTAATCCAGTGGTTGTCCAAAGGCCTGGCTCTTTTCCTTTTGAGAATACTAAAGCAGTTCCTTGGAAGTATGATACAACTGTGGTTAACCAAAGGTTTGACAAAGTAGGTCATAAAGAAGGTCTAAATATTGCAAGCACTAATATAGTAGTGGGAATTagaatgacccgtagtggtcaCATTTATACCCCTCAGTTCAACTTGGCTCTGCGAATTCCACCGAAAGAAACCACCACCACTGTTACCGACAAAGGCAAAGAGGTGATCACAACTGATGAAGACGCTGAATTTCTGAgga is a window of Lathyrus oleraceus cultivar Zhongwan6 chromosome 6, CAAS_Psat_ZW6_1.0, whole genome shotgun sequence DNA encoding:
- the LOC127095421 gene encoding uncharacterized protein LOC127095421, with product MSEESDERHEKLRENVETIEKKLRAMEGDQIFGAAAREMCLVSGLVIPAKFMTPNLDQYEGATCTKSHLIMYYRKMAAHVDNEKLMIHCFQDSLKGASSKWYLTLDQTHIRCFQDLSDAFIKQYKYNMDLARDRRWRETASQVEPPLTEKELADWLVDIVRPEFFERVVGSVTASFSDLVVVGIKVELGLKNGKMIISASNSNNNNNTKKFSSSFHKKKEGETNEVMGSRRKNQSWKKQQSFSQQQYVQQPQFAQQPYVAAITPTLNQQVPVYQSTQAVPIFQTTPNVPTYQQAPNAPAYQQRTPTQRQNAPFQNRRQDGIPLIPQIPMSYTELYLSLLKKGLVVPRPLGPPPDPLPSYYNPNAHCLLHEGAPGHDLEGCYALKHIVRELIEKKILSFGDTSLNVKNNPLPAHGSVNAIDDEPDEGLILDATKIKTPLRDFHAKLMEAGLLKNYRKSCEECTIGPKGCEMVRKDIQELINQGVLQVSSSMKKNEVAVIEPIFNLPKLSTTTPIFNIPEPVFNIPDSTIV